The DNA window TTTTCAGGCAGTAATGGTAGGTGAGCCTGATGTACAGGATGCCATTTCTATTTTAAGAGGGCTCAAAGAGCGTTATGAACTACACCATGGGGTACACATCAAAGACGACGCAATTATTACTGCAGTAGAGTTGTCACATCGTTACATATCTGATCGTTTTTTGCCCGATAAGGCCATTGATCTGATGGATGAGGCTTCTGCCAAATTGCGGATCGAGATAGACTCGATGCCAGAAGAACTGGACGAAGTAAACCGCAAAGTGATGCAGCTGGAGATTGAACGCGAAGCCATTCGAAGAGAGAACGATCAGGACAAGGCAGAGCAATTATCAAAAGACATCACAAACCTACAGGCAAAACGTGATGAACTAAGGACCAAGTGGCGTAGTGAAAAAAGCCTGATAGAGAGTATTCACAAAGAAAAAGAAAATATTGAACGCTATAAACTAGAAGCCGAACAAGCCGAACGCCAGCATGACTATGGTAAGGTGGCAGAGCTACGTTATGGCAAAATCCGCGAAAGCGAAGAAAGGCTGATAGAGCTACAAAAAGAAATGCAAAATGCCCCCGAAAACTCGATGGTAAAGGAAGAGGTAACCAGCGAAGACATTGCCGAAGTAGTGGCAAAATGGACGGGAATTCCGGTGGCAAAGATTGTACAAAGCGAGCGGGAAAAGTTGTTAGAACTGGAAGGTGAACTAGCCAAAAGAGTGGCGGGTCAGGGGCAAGCCATCAAGGTGATTTCGGATGCAGTGCGCCGAAGCCGTGCCGGGTTGCAAGATCCCAAACGCCCCATAGGTTCTTTTATATTTATAGGAAGCTCAGGCGTAGGAAAAACCGAACTTGCCAAAGCCTTGGCGGAGTTTCTTTTTAACGATGAAAATGCGATGGTACGCATCGATATGTCGGAGTACCAGGAACAACACGCAGTGAGCCGTTTGATTGGGGCGCCTCCAGGCTATGTGGGCTACGACGAAGGCGGACAGTTGACCGAAGCAGTACGACGCAAACCCTATTCGGTAATTTTGCTCGATGAATTTGAAAAAGCGCACCCCGATGTATTTAATATTTTGCTACAGGTACTCGACGAAGGACGTTTGACAGATAGCAAGGGACGATTGGCGAACTTTCGCAATGCCATCATTATTATGACCTCAAATGTAGGTTCAGAGTTGATCCATAGAAACTTTGAAGAAATAACCCTTGATACAGAGTTTGACATTATGGAAAATACCAAAGAAGATATTCTGGATATGCTGAAGCAAGGGGTAAGACCTGAGTTTTTGAATCGAATAGATGAGGTAGTGTTATTTCGTCAATTGTCGCCTAAAGACATGCGCCATATTGTAAAAATACAATTTAAGCAAATTCAGCGACAGCTTGCCGAAAATGGGGTTCATCTGGAAACAAGCGACGATGTTCTCAATACATTTGCTGAAATGGGTTATCAACGTGAGTTTGGAGCAAGACCACTCAAGCGGGTATTGCAAAAACGTTTGCTCAACGATTTGTCAAAAGAAATACTGGCGGGCAAGCTCAACAAAGATGCCGTAATTGCCATTACTTTGGACGAGTATGACCGGGTACAATTTATGAACCTGGATGATATAGAGATTGACAATGGAGGGATATAAGACCACTAGACCACTTGGTAGAAGCGTAAATCGATGATGGATTTACGCTTTTTTTATGGGTTTAATATATATGCAGGGTGGCCTGGTAGAATTTCATAAAACTATGTAATGATTAAAGATTTAGAGATTACCTCCATTGAAACTCAGGCGTCATACCAATCAGAGCAACCATTGCCCTTAATCGAAAGTTGATGTCTTTAGGTTTACCAAATGGAGGTTCAGCTGCGCTGCCTCCACCCGCCAGATAATTGACCAACAGACCCCGGGTTTGAGGTTTTACTTGCCTGCCCAACGCCCGTTCTATCCAATAGTCAGTGATTTGGAATGCGCTCTTGGCATTGGTAGGAGTTTGTCCTTTCAAATCAAACTTGGCCGATTTATGCCAACGTAGCCCAAATACTAAAGTAGACACCACATTCCAGCGGGTGAGCATCATGTGAGAGTTAATCCAATAACTCGCTACATCGGGGTGCCCGGTAGGTGTAGCCCATTGAAACATTTGATAGCCCATATTAGTAAGCAAATAATGCATATTGCGGTGTGGGGTGAGCTGAGCATTGGTAGCCCGTAAAAATGAAACAACCAACTCAAACGGACGTTTGACCTTATCGCCCCAGTTTTGGGTAAACTCAGGAGCGTTTAAAATAGTGCGCAACACATGCTTGATCTGATCAGGTGATTTTTGGTGTTTCATCCAAGTAGCTACAGCTTTGTCAATCAATGTTTGGGGCGGTTTATCTGCCACCAAACGGCGGCAGATCTTAGTACAAACAAATTTTGCTGTGCCAGGGTGGTAAGCCACCAGATCAAGCACCTTTTTGCCATCTGCCATAGGTGGTTGGTTTGACGAAAATTCAGTACCCAATACCCGCTTTTGGTAGTTATCGTGCCAACCTTCATAATAAAAAAACTTGCCCGTATTAGGCAAACGTTCGCCTCCTTTAATCCTCGAACCATCGGCTATAGTCCACCCTGTAAATGCCCTTGCCGCCTCGTATACATCTTCGTCTATGTACCCACTGGGTTTGCCCTTGGTAGCTCCTGGCACTTGTCGCCATTGATCATACAAATGATTGAGGTAGTGATCGGCTCCCAATGTATGTAACTCAAACAATTCGCGGGCATAGTTTTCGTTGGCAGGGCTTGCCTTACTATATACATTGTCAAGGTAATACTGCATGGCGGTACTTTTTGCCACATCTTCCAAAAAATCACGAAAGTTACCAAAGCAGTTTTTTCTAATTACTTCTCGGTCGTATACAGGCAAGGTAAGTGCAATACGCCAATCGGTTTGTACGCTTACATTAAAATGATTGTGCCAAAACTCTGTCATCACCTCTTGCAGTTGCCATTTACTATAAGTAGCACGTAGCCAGGTAGCTGCCATTACCTCTTGTGCGGGTCGGTTACGTTCTTTGTTAGGTGTTTTCTTACGGTCGCTTAATTTCCATAACTCTTCTATAGAAGCATTGAGTAGCTTCAGAGGACGATTTTCATCCATTGCCCCATACTTTCCGGCTTTAGCCTTATATTTTATTTTTAGGGTGGCTTTTGCCAATTGCTCCTTCAATAAAGCATCCTGACCATTGTTTGGGTTGAGTTGTTCTTCTATATAGCGTGGCAACCCTTTTTTCTTAAGAGTAACTATATCTCCTTGTCGGGCACCATACCCCATGCGGTTCAAGGCAATTACTTCGGGTGAGGGTGGTACAGGTGCTGTCTGAGGTGGATTCAGCAGGTCATTGATCGTATTAGAAGGAAACAAACTTTGCAAAAAGTCACGACGTTGTTTAGCCATAGTATTATGAGGGTAATCAAGTGAGAGATTATGGGTAATTTAATAACTTAGCTGATAAAATAAAAAGAAATGGAGCAAACCCCCTCTAGCCAAATGAAGAATCTGTGGGCAAAATATATAACCTTTAGTGCTGCTGTAGTGTTTGGTTAATTAGATTTATTGAGAATCTTAACTAAAATCGTTAATTTTGTTGTCAATCAAAACAGCACGTACAACTATGGGAGCACTGCTCAAATTTTTATTGATACTTTTTCTTATTGGCTATCTCATCAACAAATTTAGCTCATTCTTGATTCGTCGGGCGCTCAAAACCTTTGGCATTACCCCACCACAAAAAGAGAAACGCGCCCGGAGACGTAAAAAAGGCATTCAGGTAGAATATGTACCCGAAGAAGAGCAAGAAGATCGTCGCCGAAGCAAAAACTTTAGGGGAGGCGACTATGTAGATTTTGAAGAAATGAAATAAAAATGGCTGCTCATTTGCTCAAACGATCAGCCATTTGTAGTGTTAGTTTTTTTCTTGGTGCATCTTGCTAAGCGATTTACGCAACAACAAGTTCACTTCGCGGTCGTTGGGGTATACAGTTAACACCTTAGAAAAATCTGCTACTGCTTCGGCATACTTGCCCAACCCGTCGTAAGCCAACCCTCGACTATAGTAAGCCATCACATTATTGCTGTCTTCTTTCAATACTCGGTTACAATCTGCCAACGCTTCTTTATATTGTTTCTTTTCCGATAAATACAAAGCCCGGTCGGTGTAGTAGTCCAGTTTTTTTGGCGCAAGCTTAATCGCCTCATTGATATCTTGCAGGGCGCCCTCTAGGTTTCTTACCTCATAAGCTATAATTGCCCGGTCGTAATAGTATTCAGCCACTTTTTTGTTAAGCGTAATGGCCTGTGTAATACTTGCTTGTGCTTCTTTATACATTCCCAGCTCTTTGTAAGTAAGTCCCCGGCTATAATAAGTTTTTTCAGCATTACGATTTTTAGGTAGCTTCAAAGCCTTGTTAAAATCCTGCACAGCCTCATTATAAGCATTGCGCATAGCATGAGCTATGCCACGCAAGGTATAAGAGTAAGAATTGTTAGGTGCCAACTCGATGGCTTTTTTGAGCTCTACCAAAGCATTTTTAGAATCGCCTAAACTAATAAATGTTTCTGCCCTGGCCTGATACCCTTGTGTACTAATGCTGTCAAGCAATGGTTTTTCTTTTCTATCATCCAGTTTTAACATGATTTTTGCATTGCCCAGCAAATTCATTCTTGTAATCAACTCTTTATCTGTTAACAGTTCAGGCATTAGAAAAATACCCTCCAAAAAGTCTTTTCGGGCTTGTTTAGGTCTACGCATGCGGTAATATACCACGGCACGGTCATAATACATAGTAGCGCTTGCCTCGTTGTTTTTACCCACCAGTTTGATAGCCCTGTTCAAATAACTCAAAGCAGCTCTTGTGTCTTTTAGTTTATATTTGGTTTTGCCTATATAATGATAAATACTACTGTTTTCGTGTTTTTGAGGAGTTTGCAGGTAAAACAAGGCTCGATTGTATTTACGCAATTGATAATAGGCAAGCCCCCAGTTATAAAAATCTTCTTCTTCGAAGGCGGCTTTCTCTTTTTGTAGTTTTTCATAAATATCAATGGCCTTTTTAGGCTTTTTCATGCCCAGGTGTACCAGCGCTTTCAAGCGTTTGGCATCAGCGTCTTTAGGAGCTAACCCTAAGCAAGAGGCAATGTCTTTGAGTGCAAGGTCATATTGTTGTGTATAGTAATAAGTAGAAGCCCGGTAATAATAAGCGTATACGTTTTTAGCATCTAACCTGAGCGTTTTATTAAAGTAAGTGGTGGCGTCCTTATACAAGTCCATGACAAAATACAAGCTGCCCAATGCATTGATTACTTCTATATAAGTGCTGTCTAATTGGTAGCCTTTGCGGTAATCAGTTTCGGCACTTTCGTAATTCTCTAAATAAAACTTGGCTTGCCCTCGGTACAAATATAAAGAGGCTACATTGGGGTATAAAAGAATCAATAAATCATAGTCGCGAATCGCCTTGAGATATTTACCTTCTCTCATAAAGTAATAACTACGGGCATAAAGTGCGTCATAAAAGCGAGGATTGATTCCAATGGACTTATTAAGGTACTCGAAACCTTCCTGAATTTTTCCTGCATCCATCAGTTGAACTGCCTTCTTGTAGGCTATTTCGTAATCTTGTTCTTGTTCCTGGCTAAGGGCTGGGTGGTTGAAGCATACAATACTACTCAACAAACATAGTATGAACGCAATATTTGATTTTATCATAACAGCTTATATCTGTTTTTGCAACAAAGTCTTTACTTCGTGAAAAAGAAGCAAGCTCAATTATTATGTGTGTGTACAAGTTTATGGCGGATAATTCATGACAAAACTGATCATTAGTTTTGTTTGAGTGTTTCTATTAAGAATATGTTTAAAGCTTCTATTAGGGGTTTGAGGGTAGAACCAGACACGAAAAACGGAGTTTAGCATTGCTAAATGAGCATTTTTGTCTCGAAGTTCAGCGTTTAAAGCCCCATTTTATGTTCAAATATTAAATTTGAAACACATTCTAAAAAAACTTATCCAACCAAAAATAAGAAAAAAAAGCGTGCGTCTCAATGGTTCAAGGCATAATATTATGCTCAATAGACAACTCCGTTTTTATCTTATAGTCAATAAAAGCGCTTTTCTTTGGCTTAGGTCATTGCTATAATTTTATGGTTGGATCATACAACAATCTGATAGTATCTTGAAATCATACAAAATCTATGGGGACTATAATCATCGTATTGCTCCAGGTCATGACCAGGTTTACCCCCTTTTTTCTTTCTTGAAAAAAAATCGTAAATGCCTCATACACTTCATCAATAGAAAGTACTTTTGCCTGATAACGCAGAGCGTCTTTATCTTTGTATTTAGGGTAGTCAAAAGCCCCCCACTGACCCAGTTCCCGGTTAAAAATTACTGTCCAGTAGTCTTTACCAGGTATGGTAAATATGGTATAGGTGCCTGCCTTAATTCGTTTTTTATTTATTTTTACATCGTTAATTAAGGTGATTTCAGTAGCTTCGTTTGCTCCGGTTCGCCATATCTTGCCAAAAGGAATTAATGCCCCAAAAACATGACGACCTCTTTTAGAAGGTTGACCATAAGTAACTTTCAAATAATTTCGTTCGTTCTTGAAGGTGGTCATTGTGATAGGGCTCAACTTTCTGGGTGGTTTTACAACCTTTTGTGCCCAGCCAAGTTGTACGATCCCTAACAAGGCAACAAGTGTTAAATATCTCATAGATGAATATTTATGCTTTTTAACGGTTATTTTGGTGTATAAATCTATCTGAAAATAAAAATGTATAAGATAAATTAAAGAGCTCTTGTATAAAACCTACATTCTACAGCGTTTATTCAAGAAGTGAAAACCAACAGATTAACAAATAATTGCTTTATTTTGCAAAAATCCCACAGTGGTCTTTCAGGTGCCCTCATAAACTTTTAAAACTGCTATTATCATAAAGTGTTGACAATGTATAAATTTAAGAAACTCCTTACTACAAATACAATTCGTAAGTTTTGCTTTACCTGTCTTATTTTAGCAGGAGTTGTAGCAAATACCCAAGCCCAAACTCCTTGTTTTAGGGCAAAAGACAATGTTACCAGAGGTTGTGCTCCTTTTAGTGTGGAGTTGGTTGATTGTTCGGGAGCAACTACTATTTTTTATAAATACGGTGATGGTAGTACCCAAACCCAGCAAAACACCCATACTTATAACGAGCCTGGGCTTTATGCGGTAACTCAATATATTCAGAAACCTGGCCAAACCCAGGCAGATAGTTTACAGGTGCAAAACTACATAGAGGTATTGCCTTCACCTCAACCCGCGTTTGATTTAAAACTGTGTAGCGATAATGCAGTGTTTTTATCTATTCCTGACCAAAACTATGAAGAGTATATCATCAACTGGGGAGATGGCATTACCCAAACAGTATCCAGAGGCGCAGTCAATATCCCTCCTCATAAATATAACTTTGCCCCGGTAACCATTACAGTTACTGGCAATTACGATCCGGGAAATTGCGGGGGTAGTAACGCGGTCATTGTCAATCCAATTGCTAATATTATTCCTGCCGATATTCAATCAGTATCTACCTTGGCCAAAGACCCCACCAATGGAGTGACCCAAATTGTTTTTGGAACCAATGAGAACTTTGAGTATGAGGTGGCTCAAAAAGCCAGTAATGAAAGTACCTTTACTTTGATTAAAACTGTGGTAAATACTGCAGGCAGGGTCATTACCGAAAAGTTTCAGAACCTGGACACCGAAAACTTGTCTTATTGCTATAAAGTCACCACCAAAGACTTGTGTGCTAACAAGGTAGAGTCGGAAGTGTTTTGCAATATGAGTTTGTCTGCCACTGCCCAAAACAATCAGAATACGGTGCAATGGACTCCCTATGCAGGCTCAAACTTTCAACGGTATGTGTTGTATCGTAATCAAAACCCCATACAAGTAATTAACGACATTAACACCTTATCTTATATCGATACAGCAGTTACTTGTAACGAGCAGTATTGTTATAGTGTTGAGGCTGAAACCGGCGTTACCAGTAAATTGATTATCGCGTCTAATAATGACTGTGTCATTGCTTATTCAGAAGATATTCCCCCTACCATTACCATTTTTAACTCTACAGTAGAGCAAGACAATAGCATCAGGGTGTTTTGGGACATTGAGACTTTTCCACGTATTACCGAATACCTGGTGAGCAGAACCGATACCACATTAAGGTTAAGTACTACCGAACTTCAGGCAATAGATGTAAACCTGGATGCCGACAATAATCAATATTTCTATAAGATTTTTTATACCAACCAGTGTGGTAACAGTTCTGCAAGATCGTTGATTACCAGCCCAGTATTGTTGAAGGCGTCAAGCATAACAGCCAAAAGTGTACAATTGCAATGGACACACTACCTCAATGCTGAACAGCGTTTTAGTAATTATGAACTGGAGAAGCTAGAAGAAGATGGTACAGTGTATCAAACAGTGCCCCTTACTACTGATACCACTTATACCGATACTCAGCAAGACTTGGAGCGCCAAGTGTTGCGTTACCGTGTAAAAACTTATATAAACCCTGCCACAAACCTGGTAAGTTACTCAAATATAGTAGAGGTCAAGCGTAAGTTTAAAATATTTGTGCCCAATGCTTTTACTCCAAATGGTGATGGGTTGAATGACACTTTTGAGCCAAAAGCCATTTTTGTGAAGAGTTTCAATATGACAGTGTACAATCGTTTGGGAAAAGTGGTATATCGTTCGCAAGATATTACCCAAGGCTGGGATGGTAACTTTAATGGCAAAGAGGCTACTTCTGATGTATATATTTATACCATCGAAATGACCGATTTGCTGGGTAATGATTTTAAAACCAAAGGTACTTTTACGTTGATTCGCTAAACCCGAATTAGTAATGGTACTATGAAAACAATTCTTTTTGGTTATTTTTGTAAAAAGATGCGAATCATATAAACCTCAAAAATATGTTTGACTTGAATAATTTGATGGGAAAGGTGAAGGAGATGCAGGATAAGATGAAGGAAGTGCAAGATAGCCTCGCCCAGGTAAAAGTAACTGCTGAGTCGGGTGCTGGAATGGTAAAAGCTACTGTGAATGGTAAACGGCAGGTAATTTCAATAGAGGTGGATAAAGACCTTGTAAAACCTGAAGATCAGGACATGATGCAAGACTTGATTGTGGCAGCAATAAATAAAGCTTTAGAAGAAGCAGACGTGGTAGCCAAAGAAGAAATGCAAAAAGCTACTCAGGGAGTGATGCCCAATATCCCTGGTTTCGACCTCAATAACATGATGTAAACTTATTTTTTACTCATTTATTCCTCTTTGATATAAGTCCCTTGCTGGATATAGTCAAAGAGGTTTTACTTTTTATATACCTGCCAAAAAACTGTAGCCATTTACATGACACCCAAAGTTGCCGTAGTAATCCTGAACTATAATGGAAGAGCTTTTCTGGAAAAATTTCTTCCCTCAGTTATCCAATATAGTGACCACCATAGCATTGTAGTAGCCGATAACGCGTCTACTGACGACTCTATTGATTTTATGAAAAACACTTACCCAGAGGTACGTCTAATAGAAATGGAAAGAAATACTGGGTTCAGCCAAGGGTACAATATTGCGCTCAAAGAAATAGAGGCTGAATATTATGTCTTGCTCAACTCCGACGTGGAAGTAACCCCACACTGGCTACAGTCTATGGTAGAGTTTATGGATGCCCACCCTCAAGTGGCAGCTTGTCAACCCAAAATTAAGGCGTTTCATCGTAAATCTGACTTTGAATATGCCGGGGCTGCCGGAGGTTTTATAGATAAGTTGGGCTACCCGTTTTGCCGGGGACGCATCTTTGACGAGATAGAAGCAGACAAAGGGCAGTACAACGATGTTTATGAAATATTTTGGGCAACAGGTGCTTGTATGTTTGTGAGGGCATCACTTTATTGGCAACAAGGCGGCTTAGACAATGATTTTTTTGCTCACATGGAGGAGATTGACTTATGCTGGAGGTTCAAA is part of the Microscilla marina ATCC 23134 genome and encodes:
- a CDS encoding DUF1800 domain-containing protein; the protein is MAKQRRDFLQSLFPSNTINDLLNPPQTAPVPPSPEVIALNRMGYGARQGDIVTLKKKGLPRYIEEQLNPNNGQDALLKEQLAKATLKIKYKAKAGKYGAMDENRPLKLLNASIEELWKLSDRKKTPNKERNRPAQEVMAATWLRATYSKWQLQEVMTEFWHNHFNVSVQTDWRIALTLPVYDREVIRKNCFGNFRDFLEDVAKSTAMQYYLDNVYSKASPANENYARELFELHTLGADHYLNHLYDQWRQVPGATKGKPSGYIDEDVYEAARAFTGWTIADGSRIKGGERLPNTGKFFYYEGWHDNYQKRVLGTEFSSNQPPMADGKKVLDLVAYHPGTAKFVCTKICRRLVADKPPQTLIDKAVATWMKHQKSPDQIKHVLRTILNAPEFTQNWGDKVKRPFELVVSFLRATNAQLTPHRNMHYLLTNMGYQMFQWATPTGHPDVASYWINSHMMLTRWNVVSTLVFGLRWHKSAKFDLKGQTPTNAKSAFQITDYWIERALGRQVKPQTRGLLVNYLAGGGSAAEPPFGKPKDINFRLRAMVALIGMTPEFQWR
- a CDS encoding tetratricopeptide repeat protein; its protein translation is MIKSNIAFILCLLSSIVCFNHPALSQEQEQDYEIAYKKAVQLMDAGKIQEGFEYLNKSIGINPRFYDALYARSYYFMREGKYLKAIRDYDLLILLYPNVASLYLYRGQAKFYLENYESAETDYRKGYQLDSTYIEVINALGSLYFVMDLYKDATTYFNKTLRLDAKNVYAYYYRASTYYYTQQYDLALKDIASCLGLAPKDADAKRLKALVHLGMKKPKKAIDIYEKLQKEKAAFEEEDFYNWGLAYYQLRKYNRALFYLQTPQKHENSSIYHYIGKTKYKLKDTRAALSYLNRAIKLVGKNNEASATMYYDRAVVYYRMRRPKQARKDFLEGIFLMPELLTDKELITRMNLLGNAKIMLKLDDRKEKPLLDSISTQGYQARAETFISLGDSKNALVELKKAIELAPNNSYSYTLRGIAHAMRNAYNEAVQDFNKALKLPKNRNAEKTYYSRGLTYKELGMYKEAQASITQAITLNKKVAEYYYDRAIIAYEVRNLEGALQDINEAIKLAPKKLDYYTDRALYLSEKKQYKEALADCNRVLKEDSNNVMAYYSRGLAYDGLGKYAEAVADFSKVLTVYPNDREVNLLLRKSLSKMHQEKN
- a CDS encoding T9SS type B sorting domain-containing protein codes for the protein MYKFKKLLTTNTIRKFCFTCLILAGVVANTQAQTPCFRAKDNVTRGCAPFSVELVDCSGATTIFYKYGDGSTQTQQNTHTYNEPGLYAVTQYIQKPGQTQADSLQVQNYIEVLPSPQPAFDLKLCSDNAVFLSIPDQNYEEYIINWGDGITQTVSRGAVNIPPHKYNFAPVTITVTGNYDPGNCGGSNAVIVNPIANIIPADIQSVSTLAKDPTNGVTQIVFGTNENFEYEVAQKASNESTFTLIKTVVNTAGRVITEKFQNLDTENLSYCYKVTTKDLCANKVESEVFCNMSLSATAQNNQNTVQWTPYAGSNFQRYVLYRNQNPIQVINDINTLSYIDTAVTCNEQYCYSVEAETGVTSKLIIASNNDCVIAYSEDIPPTITIFNSTVEQDNSIRVFWDIETFPRITEYLVSRTDTTLRLSTTELQAIDVNLDADNNQYFYKIFYTNQCGNSSARSLITSPVLLKASSITAKSVQLQWTHYLNAEQRFSNYELEKLEEDGTVYQTVPLTTDTTYTDTQQDLERQVLRYRVKTYINPATNLVSYSNIVEVKRKFKIFVPNAFTPNGDGLNDTFEPKAIFVKSFNMTVYNRLGKVVYRSQDITQGWDGNFNGKEATSDVYIYTIEMTDLLGNDFKTKGTFTLIR
- a CDS encoding DUF2911 domain-containing protein, giving the protein MRYLTLVALLGIVQLGWAQKVVKPPRKLSPITMTTFKNERNYLKVTYGQPSKRGRHVFGALIPFGKIWRTGANEATEITLINDVKINKKRIKAGTYTIFTIPGKDYWTVIFNRELGQWGAFDYPKYKDKDALRYQAKVLSIDEVYEAFTIFFQERKKGVNLVMTWSNTMIIVPIDFV
- a CDS encoding glycosyltransferase family 2 protein gives rise to the protein MTPKVAVVILNYNGRAFLEKFLPSVIQYSDHHSIVVADNASTDDSIDFMKNTYPEVRLIEMERNTGFSQGYNIALKEIEAEYYVLLNSDVEVTPHWLQSMVEFMDAHPQVAACQPKIKAFHRKSDFEYAGAAGGFIDKLGYPFCRGRIFDEIEADKGQYNDVYEIFWATGACMFVRASLYWQQGGLDNDFFAHMEEIDLCWRFKNAGYQVYYVGTSEVYHVGGGTLPKSNPRKTFLNFRNNLALLYKNLPKGKVWTTLCWRFWLDGVAWLHFMLKGQVKDALAISKAYWKFYTNVRFWQKKRKSNPNYSIHPQMLRQSLVFAYFFKKKRRFHDLIS
- a CDS encoding YbaB/EbfC family nucleoid-associated protein; translation: MFDLNNLMGKVKEMQDKMKEVQDSLAQVKVTAESGAGMVKATVNGKRQVISIEVDKDLVKPEDQDMMQDLIVAAINKALEEADVVAKEEMQKATQGVMPNIPGFDLNNMM
- the clpB gene encoding ATP-dependent chaperone ClpB, coding for MNFSNYTIKAQEVIQKSTQITAGYGNQVMENGHLIKAILEDDEDLSNFILRKLNVNPKYFKTKLDEIVTAYPKVEGSLYLSNDMVYSFQKAEEYAKQMNDEYIAIEHIWLGILAGRDQVALLLKDMGFAEEHLIKAIQELRGNENVTNPNAEANYQSLERYSNNLNELAKAGKLDPVIGRDDEIRRLLQILSRRTKNNPILLGEPGVGKTAIAEGLAQRIVIGDVPENLKSKTIVSLDMGLLVAGAKYKGEFEERLKAVIKEVVDSDGEVVLFIDEIHTLIGAGSNGDGAMDAANLLKPALARGELHAIGATTLKEYQQYIEKDKALERRFQAVMVGEPDVQDAISILRGLKERYELHHGVHIKDDAIITAVELSHRYISDRFLPDKAIDLMDEASAKLRIEIDSMPEELDEVNRKVMQLEIEREAIRRENDQDKAEQLSKDITNLQAKRDELRTKWRSEKSLIESIHKEKENIERYKLEAEQAERQHDYGKVAELRYGKIRESEERLIELQKEMQNAPENSMVKEEVTSEDIAEVVAKWTGIPVAKIVQSEREKLLELEGELAKRVAGQGQAIKVISDAVRRSRAGLQDPKRPIGSFIFIGSSGVGKTELAKALAEFLFNDENAMVRIDMSEYQEQHAVSRLIGAPPGYVGYDEGGQLTEAVRRKPYSVILLDEFEKAHPDVFNILLQVLDEGRLTDSKGRLANFRNAIIIMTSNVGSELIHRNFEEITLDTEFDIMENTKEDILDMLKQGVRPEFLNRIDEVVLFRQLSPKDMRHIVKIQFKQIQRQLAENGVHLETSDDVLNTFAEMGYQREFGARPLKRVLQKRLLNDLSKEILAGKLNKDAVIAITLDEYDRVQFMNLDDIEIDNGGI